In Streptomyces paludis, the genomic stretch AGAACCTGGTCCCGTTCGGCCACTTCCCGCTGATCCGCCGGCTGGAGTGGCTGGCGGCGGCGACCCCCGAGTACTCCCCCGAGCCGTACGAGCGCCTCGCGCAGGTGCTGCGCCACACCGGCGAGGACGCGGACGCCCGCGAGGTGCTGCTCGCCAAGCACCGCAGACGCCGGGAGACACTGCCGCTGGCCGGGAAGCTCTGGGGCTTCCTCCAGGACTGGACGGTGGCGTACGGCTACCGGCCGGGCCGGGCCGCGCTGTGGATGGCCGTCCTGTGGGGCGCCAGCACACTGACCTTCGCCCACAACGCGCCCCCGGCCCTGCGGCCGGACGAACACCCGGCGTGGAATCCCGCGCTGTACTCGCTGGATCTGCTGATCCCGGTGATCGACTTCGGCCAGGACGGCTACTGGCTGGTGTCGGGCGGCTGGCAGTGGACGGCGGCGGCGCTGACGGTGCTGGGCTGGATCCTGGCGACGACGGTGGCGACGGGAGCGACACGGCTGCTGCGCCGGGGCTGAGAAGCGCCGAGGAGCGGCCCCGGCACCCCGCCCCGGCGCCTCACCCCAATCCACCCGCTTTCGATACGAAAGCTTCACTTCCCCTCCCTGGCGCCGCCTTCCGGCCCCGCCTTCAATGGTCCACACCATGTCATTTCTCCGCACACTGATCAGCAGCGCGTGCATGGTCCGGCACACCCCGCCGCCGCCCGCCGGGCTGCCGCCGGACCGCGAGGTCCTGCTCGACGTGCCCGACGACCTTCTCGCGCCCGTGCTCGTCTCCGCCGCGCACGGCGAGTACGAGCACGCCGCGAAGCTGCTGGCGGCCACCCGGGACGCGGCGGAGTGGGAGAACCGCGACCGCTATGTCATCCGGCTGGCCGTGTTCGCCAAGAACCGGGACGACTGGCTGGCCGCCTGGCTGCGGGCCGCGCCGCGCGATCCGGACGCGCGGCTCGTCCGCGCGGAGCTGGCCGTACGCCGCGCCTGGGAGTCACCGGCCCGCGCCGAGCTGCTGCGCGAGACGGCCCCGCTGATCGACGCCGCGGCGGCCGGCGACCCGCGCGACCCGGTGCCGTGGCGGGTGGCGCTCGACCACGCGCGGGGCACCCACGCCCCGCACACCGCGTTCGAGACGCTGTGGGAGCAGGCGGTGGCGCGCTCCTCGCACCACTACGGCTGCCATGTCTCGGCGCTCCAGTACCTGTCGGCCCACTGGTACGGCTCGCACCGCGAGTGCTTCGACTTCGCGGAGCGCGCGGCGGCGGACTCGCCGCCGGGCTCGCTGATCCGGGCGCTGCCGGTGCGCGCCGCGTTCACGCTGCTGATGAGCGAGGAGAACCGGACCGGCGGCCCGACCCCGCTCCAGGGCGACCGGATCGACGCGGCGGCCGATCTGGCGATCGAACTGTCGGCCGGATACGCGGCGGGGGTGCCGTGCCCGGCCGAGGTGCGGAACCTGCTGGCGTACGTCCTGGCGGAGCGGGGGCGGTGGACGGCGGCGCTGGACCAGTTCCGGCTGACCGGGCCGTACGCGACCTCGTTCCCGTGGATCTGTCTGACCGATGACCCCCTGGGACGTTTCCTCGAAACGCGGGACGGGGTACGGATCCAGGTGGCCTCGGCGGGTCCCGCGCGCGGCCGGACCGACCGCGCCGAACGCGGAGCGTCCCGCGGCCATTACGCTTGACCGTTGTGACCACCGCTCGCCTCCCTCTGTTCCCGCTGAACGCGGTGCTCTTCCCGGGCCTCGTGCTGCCCCTGAACGTCTATGAGGAGCGTTATCGCGCGATCATGCGCGAGCTGCTCAAGACGGACGAGTCCGAGCCGCGCCGCTTCGCCGTGGTCGCCATCCGCGACGGACACGAAGTCGCCGTGACCGCGCCCGGCATGCCGGACGGCAACGCCCGGCCCGAACGCGGCCCCGCGGCAGGCTTCGGCCCCGACCCGCTCGCCGCCCTCCACCCCGTCGGATGCGTCGCGGACGCGGCGACGATCCGCGAGCGGCCCGACGGCAGCTTCGAGGTGATCGCCACGGGCACCACCCGGGTCCGGCTGCGATCGGTCGACGCGAGCGGCCCGTATCTGACGGGCGAGCTGGAGGAGCTGCCCGAGGAGACGGGCGAGGGCGCGGGGACGCTCGCCGAGGGGGTGCTGCGGGCCTTCCAGAGCTACCAGAAGCGGCTGGCCGGGGCCCGGGAGCGCTCGCTGTCCCGGAGCGACGACCTGCCGCACGAACCGTCGGTGGTGTCGTACCTGGTCGCGGCGGCGGCGGTGCTGGACATCCCGACCCGCCAGCGGCTGCTGGAGGCACCGGACGTCGCGGAGCGGCTGCGGGCGGAGCTGACGCTGCTGCGGTCCGAGACGGCGGTGGTACGGCACCTCCCGTCGCTGCCGGCGGTGGATCTGACACACGCGCCGCTCTGCCAGAACTGAAGCGACGGCGAGAGGGACGGAGCCAGGGCCTTGGCGAAGAAATCCAGGAAGCAGCAGACGGGCGGCACCCCGGCGACGGTGGCGCTGACCGCGGCCGGTACGGCGTTCACCCTGCACGCGTACGAACACGACCCGGCCTCGCCCTCGTACGGCGAGGAGGCGGCGCGGGCGCTGGGGGTGTCCCCGGAGCGGGTGTTCAAGACGCTGGTCGCGGAGGTCGACGGCGAGCTGACGGTGGCGGTCGTACCGGTCGCGGGCTCGCTCGACCTCAAGGCGCTGGCGGCGGCGGTCGGCGGCAAGCGCGCGGCGATGGCCGACCCCGCGGCGGCCGAGCGGACGACGGGCTATGTACGCGGCGGTATCTCACCGCTGGGCCAGCGCAAGCGGCTGCGTACGGTCGTGGACGCGTCGGCCGGGGACCACGCCACGGTCTGTGTCTCGGCGGGCCGCCGGGGCCTTGAGGTGGAGCTGTCCCCGGCGGACCTGGCGACGCTGACGGGCGCGGTGCTGGCGCCGATCGGCAGATAGACGGGCGGGGCCGCGAGCGACGGCCCCGCGCCTCACCGGCGGCGCCGCAGCAGCCCGCGCGCGGGCTTGGAGCCGTCCTCGCCCTGAGCGTCCGAAGGTGTCTGAACCGGTGGCTGGGACACCTGCGATCCCTGCGACGCCTGAGGTGTCTGAGGTGCCTGCGCCACCTGCGGGTCGTACGGCTGCGCGGGCTGCGGCCCCCACTCCCACTGCGGGCTCGGGTCGCGCGGCCCGAACAGGGCCGTCAGCGCGAGATGCACCACCATCGCGGCGACGGACCAGGCCAGCAGCGCGCCCTTCGCCTGGAGTTCGAGCGGCGCGTCGAAGGTGACGCCCTTGCCGACGGCCCTGGCGTGCGCGACCACGTCCGTCGTCGGGCCGAGCCGGACACCGAACTTCCAGGCGAGGACGGAGGCGAGCACACCGCCCACCGCGAGCCCGGCGACGGTCGCGATACCGCCGCGCCGGTGGAAGAGGAAGACGAGCACGGCGCTGAGGGCGCCGAAGCCGAGCGCCAGCAGAAGAAACGTACCGTCGGCGGCGATCGCCTCCTCGCTCTCCGTGTCCTTGAGGAAGACGGCCGACTCGTCGGAGATCAGCGGCACGCGCGGCGCCAGCCACACCCACAGCAGCCCGAGCAGCAGCCCCACCACGGTCACCGCGACCAGCACCACGACGCCCTGCCGCAGCTCGGTCTTCAGGTCGAAGTCGCTGTCGGCCCCCTTGTCCGCCTCGGCCACGGGGTACGGCGTCGCCCCGTCCGGCGGCGTCTGCCAGGGATCGTCGCGCGGCGATTCGTGCGGCGGCTCGTGCGGCGGCGGTTGGTGGGGCGGCGTCAGGGGTGCTGTCACTGTGCCATCGTGCCAGGCCCGGCGGCAGGTCGCCGCATCGGTCGCCGCGCCGGTGGGGTCAGCGGACCGCGGCCCGCCGGTAGGCCCAGGTCGCCACGGCGAGCGAGCAGACGCCGACGGCCGCGCAGACCCCGAGGTCGAAGGCGACGGCCGACCAGTCGGGGTGCGCGTCGAACGTACGGGCGAGCGCCTCGACGCCGTACGTGGAGGGCAGCAGATCCCGCGCGTAACCGACCGGGCCGGGCAGCCGGTCGGCGGGCAGCACGCCCAGCAGCAGCGCCGCCGACATCCCCAGCTGGCCGAGGAGCGTGGCCAGTTCCGGGCGCGGCGCCAGCAGCCCGCAGGCCGCGCCGAGGCCGGCGAGGGCCGCGCCCGACAGCGGGATGACCGCGACGAGGATCCACAGATGGGTCAGCGGCAGCTGGAAGAGCACACTGCCGGTGACGGCCGTGACCGCCGTGCCGGGCACCGTGAAGGAGGCGTACGCGCCCGCCGCGCCGAGGACGACCGCCGCGGGCCGCACGGGCAGCGTCGCGTAGTGGTCGAGCCCGCCGCCGGCGCGCAGCTGGCCGAAGTACTGGGCGAGGAGGTTGAGCGCCACGAACGCGACGACGAGCACGCTCGACCCGGCGACGACCGCCCGCGCCTCACCGCCCCCGTCGACGACCCCGCGCATCAGGATCATGATCCCGACGGACTGGAAGGTCGCCACGAAGAGCAGCGGGATCC encodes the following:
- a CDS encoding LON peptidase substrate-binding domain-containing protein: MTTARLPLFPLNAVLFPGLVLPLNVYEERYRAIMRELLKTDESEPRRFAVVAIRDGHEVAVTAPGMPDGNARPERGPAAGFGPDPLAALHPVGCVADAATIRERPDGSFEVIATGTTRVRLRSVDASGPYLTGELEELPEETGEGAGTLAEGVLRAFQSYQKRLAGARERSLSRSDDLPHEPSVVSYLVAAAAVLDIPTRQRLLEAPDVAERLRAELTLLRSETAVVRHLPSLPAVDLTHAPLCQN
- the ybaK gene encoding Cys-tRNA(Pro) deacylase yields the protein MAKKSRKQQTGGTPATVALTAAGTAFTLHAYEHDPASPSYGEEAARALGVSPERVFKTLVAEVDGELTVAVVPVAGSLDLKALAAAVGGKRAAMADPAAAERTTGYVRGGISPLGQRKRLRTVVDASAGDHATVCVSAGRRGLEVELSPADLATLTGAVLAPIGR
- a CDS encoding ABC transporter permease, which encodes MTAPLTPPHQPPPHEPPHESPRDDPWQTPPDGATPYPVAEADKGADSDFDLKTELRQGVVVLVAVTVVGLLLGLLWVWLAPRVPLISDESAVFLKDTESEEAIAADGTFLLLALGFGALSAVLVFLFHRRGGIATVAGLAVGGVLASVLAWKFGVRLGPTTDVVAHARAVGKGVTFDAPLELQAKGALLAWSVAAMVVHLALTALFGPRDPSPQWEWGPQPAQPYDPQVAQAPQTPQASQGSQVSQPPVQTPSDAQGEDGSKPARGLLRRRR
- a CDS encoding ABC transporter permease, whose protein sequence is MSIVPAEAVSGRVRRVGESAGASDGRAAEDGGPAPLAPRARLLPSLAAVYRAQLSRARVARIPLLFVATFQSVGIMILMRGVVDGGGEARAVVAGSSVLVVAFVALNLLAQYFGQLRAGGGLDHYATLPVRPAAVVLGAAGAYASFTVPGTAVTAVTGSVLFQLPLTHLWILVAVIPLSGAALAGLGAACGLLAPRPELATLLGQLGMSAALLLGVLPADRLPGPVGYARDLLPSTYGVEALARTFDAHPDWSAVAFDLGVCAAVGVCSLAVATWAYRRAAVR